In a single window of the Gossypium hirsutum isolate 1008001.06 chromosome A13, Gossypium_hirsutum_v2.1, whole genome shotgun sequence genome:
- the LOC107912962 gene encoding uncharacterized protein At1g51745 — protein MENGAGGGGLIVWVRRRNGSWWPGKILGPEELPASHLASPRTGTPVKLLGREDASVDWYNLEKSKRVKAFRCGEFDDCIERAESSLGVPPKKREKYARREDAILHALELEKELLRKQGKLDRLSNERSKSTGSAKKDSCGSDISNGKPGNTKSIQSRNQDTSIKGETLSSPVLLQKDQAGNLPSLENDHAEIIPRTREMQDMGLKIACAKQKLTSFSALDDDTLSPSTRVPSMGRPAHINGEQRMEGVLRAKRSKCMYFSPESFDVLDYKEILRNQIEMSPSHFLECDSYPFHRLLIEDDSSEFLEDIESGSSESTSSESESESDSSETEPDMDEDITSHSGATICMDTRLGAFQRLDTLGAGSMGQGESDESSLSGEMSHFYPHGPHSVNEAVSKWQLKGKRNLRNLGKRSMDASEIRGYNGYAPRLHSEERGMFRKRLVGQTYCRNHDFDDDVDVAGLSAKDFGVQMFGFDGTGSLYMPRDSSRSRDSFDHNIHDWEGMRWENHAAERNEWENEVWHFDPEFSTHRNFGGKRRSILIDVDLNVQASYQKEPVPIVSLMSKLDGKAIIGHPIQIEALDDNSIETLLSANGYFSNGLMNYGYTSLPPAWRTAKRTNFRVPRPHRSFALGSYEGGEYHSLNHERKPPFKKYNVVSPNHSAALVKKSISHVPVSPTDRQLQRKLPKKVSLFSSPKTRTLSSIGIEHTLISRPIHDSRNCQMEGSIKPESSGLTTVACIPVKLVFSRLLEKINRPPSKTANKVILSTSDAVRDPS, from the exons AATTTAGAAAAGTCTAAGCGTGTGAAGGCATTTCGATGTGGGGAGTTTGATGATTGCATTGAAAGGGCAGAATCCTCACTAGGTGTGCCACCcaagaaaagagagaaatatgCTCGACGGGAAGACGCTATCCTTCATGCGCTTGAACTTGAGAAGGAATTATTGAGAAAACAAGGAAAATTGGATAGACTTTCTAATGAAAGAAGTAAATCAACTGGTTCTGCTAAGAAGGATTCTTGTGGTTCAGATATTAGTAATGGAAAACCTGGGAACACAAAATCAATTCAATCCAGGAATCAAGATACTTCCATCAAGGGTGAGACATTGAGTAGCCCTGTACTCTTGCAAAAAGATCAAGCTGGAAATCTGCCAAGTTTAGAAAATGATCATGCTGAAATCATACCTCGGACGAGAGAAATGCAGGATATGGGGCTCAAGATTGCATGTGCAAAGCAAAAGCTTACATCTTTCAGTGCTTTGGATGATGATACTCTATCTCCTTCAACAAGGGTTCCCAGCATGGGAAGACCTGCGCACATTAACG GAGAGCAGCGAATGGAAGGTGTTCTCCGAGCAAAGAGGAGCAAATGCATGTACTTCTCACCCGAGTCTTTTGATGTGTTGGATTATAAAGAGATTCTTAGAAATCAAATTGAGATGTCACCTTCCCATTTTCTGGAATGTGATTCTTATCCTTTTCATAGGCTCTTGATCGAAGATGATTCTAGTGAGTTCTTGGAAGATATTGAATCTGGTTCTTCTGAATCAACTTCCTCTGAATCTGAGTCAGAGTCTGATTCTTCTGAGACCGAAccagatatggatgaggatatcACTTCACACTCAG GTGCTACTATATGTATGGATACTCGATTGGGTGCCTTTCAAAGACTCGACACACTAGGAGCTGGAAGCATGGGCCAGGGGGAGTCTGATGAGTCATCTCTTTCTGGTGAGATGTCTCACTTTTATCCTCATGGTCCTCATTCCGTGAATGAAGCGGTGTCTAAATGGCAGCTTAAAGGGAAAAGGAACTTACGGAATCTGGGAAAAAGATCCATGGATGCATCAGAGATAAGAGGTTATAATGGATATGCTCCTCGGTTACATTCTGAAGAACGAGGAATGTTCAGAAAAAGGCTGGTAGGTCAGACTTATTGTAGAAATCATGACTTCGACGATGATGTTGATGTGGCTGGTTTGAGTGCAAAAGATTTTGGAGTCCAAATGTTTGGTTTTGATGGTACAGGATCTTTATATATGCCAAGGGATTCATCCAGAAGTAGAGATAGTTTTGATCATAACATCCATGATTGGGAAGGCATGCGATGGGAAAACCATGCTGCTGAGAGAAATGAGTGGGAGAATGAAGTGTGGCATTTTGATCCAGAATTTTCTACCCATCGAAATTTTGGTGGGAAAAGAAGATCTATATTGATAGATGTTGATTTGAATGTCCAAGCAAGCTATCAGAAAGAGCCTGTGCCTATAGTTTCATTGATGAGCAAGTTGGATGGGAAGGCAATAATAGGGCATCCTATTCAAATTGAAGCTCTAGACGACAATTCAATTGAGACTCTTCTCTCCGCTAATGGTTATTTCAGTAATGGGCTAATGAACTATGGATACACTTCTCTTCCACCAGCATGGAGGACTGCCAAGAGGACAAATTTTAGGGTCCCACGTCCTCACCGATCATTTGCATTGGGTAGTTATGAAGGTGGTGAATATCATTCCTTGAATCATGAACGAAAACCACCTTTTAAGAAGTACAATGTAGTAAGTCCCAATCACAGTGCAGCCCTGGTTAAAAAGAGCATCTCTCATGTTCCTGTCTCTCCTACAGACAGGCAGTTACAAAGAAAGTTAccaaagaaagtaagcttatttTCTAGCCCTAAAACAAGAACATTGTCATCGATTGGTATAGAACATACTCTCATATCTAGGCCCATACATGATAGCCGTAATTGTCAAATGGAGGGATCAATCAAACCAGAGTCATCTGGACTCACAACAGTGGCCTGCATACCTGTCAAACTAGTATTCAGTAGGTTACTTGAAAAGATCAATAGGCCACCATCAAAAACAGCTAATAAAGTGATTCTCTCCACTAGTGATGCAGTGAGAGATCCGTCCTAG